A window from Gossypium raimondii isolate GPD5lz chromosome 7, ASM2569854v1, whole genome shotgun sequence encodes these proteins:
- the LOC105789401 gene encoding probable RNA-dependent RNA polymerase 5 — translation MKFYFFDSFHSQMFLLKKIENPIRKFETFEATRTVKSPPLNIFFPFCISSYVYFGLTMANNSHEDVVLLPQAVEALISRICNEQEQPRLGYSTRQALAEVGEEASLRILEKIQRTEIRTTFDRFVMYMIRNDSNGNGSPQKRAKSAQLNSSPFSSPAKTCPLMMNSQGGDNVNVTTASVTPIQSSSVNANREGFSPQSVATPLLSSLTNVGREEVFSPQLAALGELEFRKAFLILSYIGQNKLEQVITADHIRSLKNLGMDEFEQEIWDSLGQCYARADRVKLLEGEGKTNEYHCHVQENGTYRFKGPYFERTRSHLQRVLGDDNVLSVKFETEGKSPLDSGCVGFKKVAKEGILVGLRRYRFFVFKSGGKEAKKKDRSTSPVKCYFVRFESNAAIDDGKEYVLSGKTVQEARSVFMHVHTLPSMAKYMARFSLILSKTMKLEVDFSNLKFNVIKDIPCTDKDKKPVYKDGKLCIHSDGTGYISEDLALKCPKDVFKGRIMNGANVEIGPIGALMGESPDTMQADSYCRVPPLLIQIRFFYEGYAVKGTLLVNKKLPSRTIQVRRSMVKVEPDSNLSNICTRNSLEVVTTSNQPKRASLSKYLIMLLSYGGVPDNFFMDILKNALEESQGAFSNKRTALRVALNRGGLDELLAAKMILSGIPLDESYLQYRMSIMLNEERKGLLSGKLPITDSYHLMGTVDPSGVLESDEVSIILDNGQISGKVLVYRHPGIHFGDVHILTARYVKELDEFVGDAKYAIFFPCNGPRSLADEMAGGDFDGDMFFVSKNPQLLDYFKVSEPWTENCTTPEGPSRRPSEFSDEELESELFESFLKTRFQPSYAMGVAADNWSAIMDRFLTVEDSNSSEKTLMKENLKKLIDLYYEALDASKTGKKVKVPEELRVALFPHYMERENSFKSTSILGKIYDHVKAYQEEVSRKEVRKLPFFNVEVSEECRSKWTALYEQYRKDMTYVLSSGNKEKNDAAADALYDKYKKELYGGAELVVRQRPMNQISEEAFAIYNICYDYAIKINDVGKCGFAWKVAGSALLNLHVLGLDEKTLSCAPSVLKELFS, via the exons atgaaattttacttttttgattcttttcacagtcaaatgtttttgttgaaaaaaattgagaaccCAATTCGAAAGTTTGAAACTTTTGAAGCGACACGAACTGTTAAAAGCCCCCcactgaatattttttttcctttctgcATTTCATCATATGTTTACTTTGGATTAACAATGGCTAACAATTCCCATGAAGACGTTGTTTTATTACCTCAAGCGGTTGAAGCATTGATATCCAGAATTTGCAACGAGCAGGAACAGCCGCGACTTGGTTACTCAACGAGGCAGGCATTGGCTGAGGTAGGTGAAGAAGCATCCCTAAGGATTCTAGAGAAAATCCAACGGACGGAGATTCGTACTACGTTTGATCGATTCGTGATGTATATGATAAGAAACGATTCAAACGGCAATGGCTCTCCTCAAAAACGAGCTAAGTCTGCTCAACTAAATAGTAGTCCCTTTTCTTCTCCCGCCAAAACTTGCCCGCTTATGATGAACTCTCAAG GGGGAGATAATGTTAATGTTACTACAGCTTCAGTTACCCCTATTCAGAGTTCTTCAGTAAATGCTAATAGAGAAGGGTTTAGTCCACAGTCGGTAGCTACTCCTCTTCTGAGTTCTTTAACAAATGTTGGTAGAGAAGAAGTGTTTAGTCCACAGTTGGCAGCTTTAGGGGAGCTTGAATTTCGTAAAGCTTTTCTTATTTTAAGTTACATTGGACA GAATAAGTTGGAACAAGTAATCACTGCTGATCACATTCGAAGTTTAAAGAATTTGGGGATGGATGAGTTTGAACAAGAGATCTGGGATTCCCTGGGTCAATGTTATGCTCGAGCTGACCGGGTTAAG CTGCTTGAGGGGGAAGGAAAAACGAATGAGTATCATTGTCATGTGCAAGAAAACGGGACATATAGGTTCAAG GGCCCTTATTTTGAAAGGACTAGAAGTCATTTGCAAAGGGTTTTAGGAGATGATAACGTTCTTTCTGTTAAGTTTGAAACAGAAGGTAAAAGTCCACTTGACAGTGGTTGTGTGGGGTTCAAAAAAGTTGCAAAAGAAGGAATTCTTGTTGGTTTGCGCCGATACCGATTTTTTG TATTCAAGAGCGGAGGTaaagaagcaaaaaagaaagaCCGGAGTACCTCACCTGTCAAATGCTATTTTGTTAGATTCGAGTCTAATGCAGCCATTGATGATGgtaaagaatatgttttatCTGGGAAAACAGTTCAAGAAGCCAGAAGTGTGTTTATGCATGTACATACCCTACCAAGTATGGCCAAGTACATGGCCAG ATTTTCACTAATCTTATCTAAGACCATGAAGTTGGAAGTTGACTTCTCCAACTTAAAATTTAACGTGATAAAAGATATACCTTGCACG GATAAAGATAAAAAGCCCGTTTATAAAGATGGAAAACTTTGTATCCACTCTGATGGGACTGGTTATATTTCAGAGGATTTGGCTTTGAAATGCCCAAAAGATGTCTTCAAAGGAAGAATTATGAATGGTGCCAATGTTGAGATTGGACCAATTGGTGCATTGATG GGCGAGTCTCCAGACACAATGCAGGCAGATTCTTACTGTAGGGTACCG cCTTTGCTGATCCAGATCCGCTTCTTTTACGAAGGTTATGCTGTTAAGGGAACTTTGCTCGTCAATAAAAAG CTTCCATCCAGAACCATTCAAGTACGGCGTTCCATGGTTAAAGTTGAGCCAGATTCGAATCTATCAAATATCTGCACTAGGAATTCCTTGGAAGTAGTTACTACAAG TAACCAACCAAAGAGAGCTAGTCTTTCCAAGTATTTGATTATGCTCCTTAGCTATGGAGGTGTCCCAGACAATTTTTTTATGGACATATTGAAGAATGCTTTAGAAGAGTCACAGGGTGCTTTCTCCAACAAGCGAACAGCTCTCAGAG TTGCTCTTAACCGTGGTGGCTTGGATGAGCTTTTGGCTGCAAAAATGATTTTATCAGGGATTCCTCTTGATGAATCATATTTACAATATCGGATGTCTATAATGTTGAATGAGGAGAGGAAGGGTCTCCTCAGTGGAAAGCTCCCTATAACCGACTCTTATCATCTAATGGGTACTGTAGATCCATCTGGAGTCTTGGAAAGTGATGAAGTCAGCATCATCTT GGATAATGGGCAGATTTCCGGAAAAGTGCTTGTGTACCGCCATCCTGGTATACATTTTGGAGATGTACATATCCTCACTGCAAGATATGTTAAAGAATTGGATGAATTTGTAGGTGATGCCAAGTATGCCATATTCTTTCCTTGCAATGGCCCACGCTCTTTGGCTGATGAGATGGCTGGAGGTGATTTTGATGGTGATATGTTCTTCGTATCAAAAAATCCACAG TTATTGGATTACTTCAAAGTCAGTGAGCCCTGGACAGAAAATTGTACTACTCCTGAAGGTCCCAGTCGGCGGCCCAGTGAATTTTCAGATGAGGAGTTGGAGAGTGAGCTCTTTGAATCATTCTTGAAAACAAGGTTCCAGCCAAG TTATGCTATGGGTGTGGCAGCAGATAATTGGTCTGCTATAATGGACCGCTTTCTTACTGTTGAAGATAGTAACTCATCTGAGAAAACTCTTATGAAAGAAAACCTGAAAAAACTGATTGATTTATACTATGAAGCTTTGGATGCATCAAAGACGGGAAAGAAG GTCAAAGTTCCCGAAGAGTTGAGAGTAGCTCTATTTCCTCATTATATGGAACGGGAAAATTCATTTAAGTCGACTTCCATACTGGGGAAGATTTATGATCATGTCAAAGCATATCAAGAAGAAGTGTCAAGGAAAG AAGTTCGAAAGCTCCCTTTTTTCAACGTTGAGGTCTCTGAAGAATGCCGTTCTAAATGGACAGCACTTTACGAGCAATACAGGAAAGACATGACTTATGTCCTGAGCAGCggtaacaaagaaaaaaatgatgcaGCTGCTGATGCACTTTATGACAAGTACAAAAAG GAATTGTATGGAGGTGCAGAGTTGGTAGTGAGACAAAGACCAATGAACCAAATCAGTGAGGAAGCTTTTGCCATTTACAACATTTGCTATGACTATGCCATCAAAATAAACGATGTTGGCAAATGTGGGTTCGCTTGGAAAGTTGCTGGCTCAGCCCTTTTGAATCTGCATGTCTTGGGGCTGGATGAAAAGACACTCTCATGTGCTCCATCAGTGTTGAAAGAACTTTTCTCGTGA
- the LOC105789326 gene encoding uncharacterized protein LOC105789326 — protein sequence MESFSKMEMEASPPVVEKKLWNIVRIVFLMLKTGISKSKIMLDLHFMVKKGKYNAGKVIKNLIFHRKVHDHLSSLSCRSNDAHLSFVSPREYEFSCSNSPATAAFFYHKRGGKNHHHGYHFGKSSKYRYDDVTTVAAVQKVLEMLNNEAVEAAVSPLVLPGFGGKSPFVRQLRVTDSPFPLKDEGGGDSQVDMAAEEFINRFYKDLKLQKRMSAF from the coding sequence ATGGAAAGCTTTTCAAAGATGGAAATGGAAGCAAGCCCACCAGTTGTAGAAAAGAAGCTATGGAACATTGTACGGATAGTCTTCCTCATGTTGAAGACAGGGATATCCAAGAGCAAAATTATGTTGGACCTTCATTTCATGGTGAAGAAAGGAAAATACAATGCCGGCAAAGTGATAAAAAACTTGATTTTCCACCGGAAAGTCCATGACCACTTGTCGTCGTTGAGTTGCCGATCCAACGATGCTCACTTATCCTTCGTTTCACCAAGGGAGTACGAGTTCAGTTGCAGTAACAGCCCGGCTACGGCGGCGTTTTTTTACCACAAGCGTGGCGGTAAGAACCACCACCATGGTTATCATTTTGGGAAGTCGTCTAAGTATAGATACGATGATGTTACGACGGTGGCTGCGGTGCAGAAGGTTCTTGAGATGTTAAACAATGAGGCGGTGGAGGCGGCGGTGTCGCCGTTGGTTTTGCCGGGGTTTGGGGGGAAGAGTCCGTTTGTGAGGCAATTAAGGGTGACGGACTCGCCGTTCCCGTTGAAAGATGAAGGTGGGGGTGATAGTCAAGTGGATATGGCGGCTGAAGAGTTCATTAACAGGTTTTATAAGGATCTTAAGCTGCAAAAAAGAATGTCTGCCTTTTGA